A window of Corallococcus macrosporus DSM 14697 contains these coding sequences:
- a CDS encoding CCA tRNA nucleotidyltransferase — protein MTLASPATRPQELDVSRIDPAALRVLQRLQEYGHQAFLVGGCVRDLLMGRTPKDFDLVTSASSRQVRALFPQSVGFGGQRFLVVQVRTEGGKSLEVASFKARRSADVSGPDAQVIPDDVLAELPQELGTLEEDARTRDFTVNALYCNGASGKVVDPVGQGLSDLQANLLRIVGEPEAYLRDDPGGMLRGARFATRMGMAFERRTAEAMKQMRGELARCSRKRVLSEVLRGLGTGTGAPFFRLLSSQGWLPLLVPPVARHLEGGPEVERRFFAHLEAVDRSLQENPRIDELTLACALLLPVAAPPAGGPPAPEAMGAVLEELVQGAPELQALPRHGQHLIATLHGVLKAPEAVPADNPLLPGARRLAALLG, from the coding sequence ATGACGCTCGCATCGCCCGCAACACGCCCCCAGGAGTTGGACGTCTCCCGAATCGACCCGGCCGCGCTGCGCGTCCTCCAGCGGCTCCAGGAGTACGGGCATCAGGCCTTCCTCGTCGGAGGCTGTGTCCGGGATTTACTCATGGGGCGCACGCCCAAGGACTTCGACCTGGTGACGAGCGCGTCCTCGCGGCAGGTCCGCGCCCTCTTCCCCCAGAGCGTGGGCTTCGGCGGGCAGCGGTTCCTCGTGGTCCAGGTGCGCACGGAGGGCGGGAAGAGCCTCGAGGTGGCGAGCTTCAAGGCGCGGCGCTCGGCGGACGTGAGCGGGCCGGATGCCCAGGTCATCCCGGATGACGTGCTCGCGGAGCTGCCGCAGGAGCTGGGAACGCTCGAAGAGGACGCCCGGACGCGGGACTTCACCGTCAACGCGCTCTACTGCAACGGCGCCAGTGGGAAGGTGGTGGACCCCGTGGGCCAGGGCTTGAGCGACCTTCAAGCGAACCTGCTTCGAATCGTCGGCGAGCCCGAGGCGTACCTCCGCGACGACCCCGGCGGCATGTTGCGCGGCGCCCGCTTCGCCACGCGAATGGGGATGGCGTTCGAACGGCGCACCGCCGAGGCGATGAAGCAGATGCGCGGCGAGCTGGCGCGCTGCTCACGCAAGCGCGTGCTGAGCGAGGTCCTGCGCGGACTCGGCACGGGCACTGGCGCGCCCTTCTTCCGGCTGCTGTCGTCACAGGGTTGGCTGCCGTTGCTCGTCCCGCCCGTGGCGCGGCACCTGGAAGGCGGGCCGGAGGTGGAGCGCCGCTTCTTCGCCCACCTGGAGGCCGTGGACCGCTCGCTCCAGGAGAATCCCCGCATCGATGAACTGACGCTCGCCTGTGCCCTGCTCCTCCCCGTCGCCGCGCCGCCCGCTGGCGGTCCCCCGGCCCCCGAGGCGATGGGCGCGGTGCTGGAGGAGCTGGTGCAAGGTGCGCCCGAGCTCCAGGCGCTGCCCCGGCATGGGCAGCACCTCATCGCCACCCTGCACGGCGTGCTGAAGGCGCCCGAGGCTGTGCCCGCGGACAACCCACTGCTCCCGGGGGCCCGGCGACTGGCGGCCCTGCTGGGCTGA
- the tnpA gene encoding IS66 family insertion sequence element accessory protein TnpA, which yields MSKPVEKQEWFRVAEAFEASGLTQVEFARQRGVRLSTLQSWVYRRRRHLAAKAEPVRLLPVQVTPPVEPSTTFVELVAEGGARLRFAVGTDVGYVARLLAALGR from the coding sequence ATGTCGAAGCCGGTGGAGAAGCAGGAGTGGTTCCGTGTCGCCGAGGCTTTCGAGGCGAGCGGGCTGACGCAGGTGGAGTTCGCGCGGCAGCGGGGCGTGCGGCTGAGCACGCTGCAGTCGTGGGTGTACCGGCGGCGCCGGCACCTGGCGGCAAAGGCCGAGCCGGTCCGCCTGCTGCCAGTCCAGGTGACGCCCCCCGTGGAGCCGAGCACCACCTTCGTGGAGCTTGTCGCGGAGGGTGGGGCTCGCCTGCGCTTTGCCGTGGGCACTGACGTGGGGTACGTGGCCCGGCTCCTCGCCGCGCTGGGGCGGTGA
- the tnpB gene encoding IS66 family insertion sequence element accessory protein TnpB (TnpB, as the term is used for proteins encoded by IS66 family insertion elements, is considered an accessory protein, since TnpC, encoded by a neighboring gene, is a DDE family transposase.), which yields MFALPASVRVVLATAPVDMRKSIDGLMALVRSAWGEDVYSGHLFAFVSRKGDRIKVLTWSRGGFVLLYKRLETGRFRLPPVDAGAQVVHLDATQLAMLLDGIDVAQVRRQPAWVPPGRTGT from the coding sequence GTGTTCGCCCTTCCAGCCTCGGTGCGCGTGGTGCTGGCCACCGCGCCCGTGGACATGCGCAAGTCCATTGACGGCCTCATGGCGCTGGTACGCAGCGCGTGGGGCGAGGACGTCTATTCGGGCCACCTCTTCGCCTTCGTCTCGCGCAAGGGAGACCGAATCAAGGTACTGACGTGGAGCCGGGGCGGCTTCGTGCTGCTGTACAAGCGGCTGGAGACGGGGCGCTTCCGGCTGCCGCCGGTGGACGCGGGCGCGCAGGTGGTGCACCTGGACGCCACGCAGTTGGCCATGCTGCTGGACGGCATCGACGTGGCCCAGGTGAGGCGCCAGCCCGCCTGGGTGCCTCCCGGGCGCACGGGCACCTGA
- the tnpC gene encoding IS66 family transposase, with the protein MPRELPQDHFCPWREEAEELKERLTSLEAKMATLERHVFGRRAERLPTVAAELRADADATAAQAEAAKKKRQQRAARKAEEAPAREIRHAVPAEERHCPACGGENLRPLGKGRTSVLYEYVPSRFEKQVHVQEVLACTCGRGVVTAPPPAKVVDRGEYGPGFLAHVVTSKCADAMPLHRLAQRVERSGVPMSRSTLTDLFHQAASVLLPLSQHLLQCIASADVVWADETPLRVLDVKKTKLGYLWTFLTQNEAGQWLIGYRFSMGRASKTPKEVLGGTRGALVVDAYTGYNAVTLPQGRVRVGCWAHVRRRFFDALATAPEAREAMDFILELYRVEAQAREADMVRTAAHRELRQVHSAPVLARLHAWLEAQAPRHPPKSPLGQAISYALKQWEALTRFVENERLPLDNNRSEAALRKAALGRKNFLFVGHEVAGENLAGLYALVATCEANQINPEAYLADVLLRVQMHPNSRIGELLPHEWVRRRAAELVPSPLQPSS; encoded by the coding sequence GTGCCGCGCGAGCTTCCTCAAGACCACTTCTGCCCCTGGCGCGAGGAGGCGGAGGAACTCAAGGAGCGCCTGACGTCGCTGGAGGCGAAGATGGCGACGCTGGAGCGCCACGTCTTCGGCCGCAGGGCGGAGAGGTTGCCCACGGTGGCCGCCGAGCTGCGAGCAGATGCGGACGCCACGGCGGCCCAGGCCGAAGCCGCGAAGAAGAAGCGCCAGCAGAGGGCCGCCCGGAAGGCGGAGGAGGCCCCGGCGCGGGAGATTCGCCACGCGGTGCCCGCCGAGGAGCGCCACTGCCCGGCGTGCGGCGGCGAGAACTTGAGGCCGCTGGGCAAGGGGCGCACCTCGGTGCTGTACGAGTACGTGCCCTCGCGTTTCGAGAAGCAGGTGCACGTGCAGGAAGTGCTGGCGTGCACCTGCGGCCGGGGCGTCGTCACCGCCCCGCCTCCGGCCAAGGTGGTGGACAGAGGCGAGTACGGCCCTGGCTTCCTGGCGCACGTGGTGACGTCGAAGTGCGCGGACGCCATGCCGCTGCACCGGCTGGCCCAGCGGGTGGAGCGAAGTGGCGTGCCCATGAGTCGCAGCACCCTGACGGACCTCTTCCACCAGGCCGCCTCGGTGCTGCTGCCTCTCTCCCAGCACCTCTTGCAATGCATTGCGTCCGCGGACGTGGTGTGGGCCGACGAGACGCCCTTGCGCGTGCTGGACGTGAAGAAGACGAAGCTGGGCTACCTCTGGACTTTCCTCACCCAGAATGAGGCGGGCCAGTGGCTCATCGGCTACCGCTTCAGCATGGGCCGGGCCAGCAAGACGCCGAAGGAAGTCCTGGGCGGCACCAGGGGAGCCCTCGTGGTGGACGCGTACACTGGCTACAACGCGGTGACGCTGCCGCAGGGCCGCGTCCGCGTCGGCTGCTGGGCCCACGTGCGTCGCCGCTTCTTCGACGCGCTGGCCACCGCGCCCGAGGCTCGCGAGGCGATGGACTTCATCCTTGAGCTCTACCGGGTGGAGGCCCAGGCGCGTGAGGCGGACATGGTGCGCACGGCCGCGCACCGCGAACTGCGCCAGGTGCACAGCGCCCCTGTCCTCGCCAGGCTGCATGCCTGGCTCGAAGCCCAGGCCCCGCGCCACCCGCCCAAGAGTCCGCTGGGGCAGGCCATCTCCTACGCGCTGAAGCAGTGGGAAGCCCTCACCCGCTTCGTGGAGAATGAGCGCCTGCCTCTCGACAACAATCGCTCGGAGGCGGCGCTGAGAAAGGCGGCCCTGGGCCGCAAAAACTTTCTCTTCGTCGGCCACGAGGTCGCGGGCGAAAACCTCGCCGGCCTCTACGCGCTGGTGGCCACCTGCGAGGCCAACCAAATCAATCCCGAGGCGTATCTGGCCGACGTGCTGCTGCGTGTGCAGATGCACCCCAACTCGCGCATCGGTGAGCTGCTACCCCACGAGTGGGTGCGACGACGCGCCGCCGAACTGGTCCCGTCCCCCCTCCAGCCCAGTTCCTGA